The nucleotide sequence AATCAATCTCCCATCATGTGGTGAAATGAAAAGGAAATGGGAAGCAATGCAAGAATGAGCACTGGTAAATGGATTATAGCTCAAAGCGACTAAAAACCCCGCGGCGTTTCGGGAAGGACCTATGTGTACTTACTACTTCTGGATAATGAACTGTCTTCTGCTTGCCTGTCGAGACAATCTGAGCTCTTATCTCGCACAACGGCATCTCAACTTATAGATGCTGAAAGCGCTTCAAAACGCACGCACACTCCCACCTAAATCCACACCTGTATTAACCCAAATGTGCCTCTGTGATATTCAAAGCTTAATTTACGCCCGCAAGTCGGATGTTAACAGATTTTTACAGCAATCAACATACAAATCTGCTATTGAAAAGTTAATgttgaaatattttgaaatgctCATATAAATGAGCAATATAAATGATAACAATAATGTCCTGTTGAATAGCAAGGTGGAGGCAAATTAATAATAGCGGGCTGACTTGTCAACTATCAAGTTACTtgccaagcttttttttttttattgcttagatcgatggacgagctcacagcccacctggtgttaagtggttactggagcccatagacatctacaacgtaaatgcgccacccatcttgagatataagttctaaggtctcagtatagttacagcggctacctcacccttcaaaccgaaacgcattactgcttcacggcaaaaataggcagggcggtggtacctacccgtgtggactcacaagaggtcctaccaccagtattctaTTCATAGGGTAAAATGCAACATAAACTAATCTAGAATGTTGTCTCTATACTATTTGCCCCTAGTATTGCTAATGACCAATATTGACTTCTGGCCATCAGGTAGGCCCGAAGCCTGTCAGCATTTTTCAATAGTAAAAAGTATTTCTCAAGGGTTCTTGCTGCGTTCATGTTgtacatttcataaataaaacagcAAAGTTAAATATTTACAGTTAAGTTAAACAGTTTTAACAATTTTGTCGCAAATAACTTGTTTTGTTCTCACCAAGTTTTGTGGCAAACTTTATAGTCATCATCACCAATTTTAACAGCCTGTTATAGTCCACTGTTGAACCTCTTAATACATAAGTATAATATCCATATTTTAATGCGAAAGTAActttatctgtctgtctgtctgtcgcaCTTTCACGCCAAAGCAACTGAACCGATCTAaatgaaatttggtacacaaATAGTCTAGAGTCTGAGATAggacataggctactttttaatgtGAAAAAAGGGTTGAAAGAATTGAAAGGGGCGATCAAAAGTTGTATCGTCATTTTTAGAGATAAAAGCTTGTaacatcagaataacacatataatttataaaaatatagtgtgaattacccaaaatgTAACGATAAGTTTCAAgtaagaaggaaaaaaatctGCCATCTGCGAGCTATTTTTGCGTACGCCGCAAAAACCGTTGGAgctacacgtacatatataatataaaatggaaatgtttatcatatatctatcttttatttgtaagcCATTATcgtcaaaataatgaaacattaATATAAGAAGAGGaatgattatattttttgtttgctaCGTTCTTTTTTTATCGCGTTTGTTACTGTCAGGaccagatttgtataaaagaatattcaataagatcaataataaactaTAGCTCCTAGAGTCCCTAGTCTGTTCATAAAACAATATCTCACTTCTATTTATTCTTCATACGAGAACAGAAGAAGCGCATATCTCTGATATTCAAGAACATATTAACTCCGTATTTAAGGTTTGTACGTACATATTTGTAATTTACAAAACTTTTGTAATGACAAGTAAAAATCTTCGGTCGTTTTGACTGTTTAACATTGACCTTTGTTAACTTAACTTAGTGATATGCTTATAATCAACTTAAGCTCAGTTTCCTTTGAATTTTCATCACTCTGgtacataaattacatttacataCAGCTCGACTTATTCCAGCCGTAGCAGTTAGTAGCACGTAGGGTCAGACAGTTGCATTATCCGCGAGCTACGAAGCACACGCCTTCACTGGCTGGCTACACAGTCAAAAGAATTGTTACGATCGACAATTATCATCatgaatattgtaaaaaaatgattGTATATCTGTATATTGATAATgttaatttcgtattttttaaaGTGACTCTCAGTGTTGTGTAAAATGATACGAATATTAAATGTTTTCTGTTTATTTCTCATAGGAGCTAAAGGTAATCTTTAAATGATCTTGACATAAGgtttataattgaatatgcaatttcgaaaagggcacatgttgcatattttgtaaaatacgttttttcatatacaaatagttttgaggcttacctacacccattttataataattccagtaattttcaattgctaattaacaccaaaatatatctcaaaagttaatattttaaattttacactgctttagaaaataatcagtttttttttcacttcctgaacattttacattttcagagatgtgcccttgtcgaaattgcatattcaattgaaatTCGCAAAATTTTTATGTTCAAACAGTaaacaaattatttcatttGAGACACAGTTTCACAGATTTTCGTTACTTGTAGGGATGTATCGCTAATTGTACCGGTAATTGTATAACGTCATATATTAAtacaattgaatattttttttgtattgcttagatgggtagacgagctcacagcccacctagttctaactactactactgttactggagcccatagacatccacaacgtaaatgcgccacccatcttgagatacaagttctaaggtctcacgtatagttacaacggctgccccacccttcaaaccgaaacgcattagtgcttcagggcagaaataggcagggcggtggtacctacccgcgcggactcacaagaggtcctaccaccagtcttatCGTCTTATACTCTTATCCAGAAGACGAAAACGCAAGTCCAACATACAGCCGGaaactcaaaataatattaattcattCTGTGGAAAGAAAAatctagatattttttttttgaataatagaaaataaaagagTTTCAAttagtattaagtgattaccgaagcttagaaaaactaaaaaagaatTGCCATTGGTTCCCTGTAACCATAAAGTCGAAGTCTCATGTAATACAATCCTTCACCAGCCCCGACCACCCTCTTCAGCCAACCTATatcctgggccaggaaggtcaagtacctgagAGTCCCCCAAGCATGCATCATCTGTAAACGGCGTAAAATGTcctttcggaacaaggtgacactttactaaacttgcatacgttccgTTAAGACATGCGCCAGTATGATGTTCGCTCGCGCGACCCGCatgcacatagacaccctccaatccctataatcccgtttttgcaggttagtcgttagagctccgtggttcgtaaTAAGCGATCAAATGATCCAAAAGCACATGAAGTTAGCATCGAAACTTCGattcgccttatcgttgccgccgctgactactccccgggTCCTGTTCACACAGGAGCCATTCaacgtcgacgccctagacacgttcttacggatccatcaaatccaataacccttgcattagacgccttcagctctacaactaggagcaggctgggagggaccccagtaaccatTACTCGTACgtacgtgcaacctaacccatgcatcagctcgctgagtttctaatcggatcttctcagcgggtcgcgattccgatccggaagcagatacattcgcgaagcagctgctcttgagcttgagttaggtctccttcggaggcgctcgggcagctgttagcaaatccctcctctcctggctgagcctttgctcgtccaccggACTTGGTAAAACTGtaaaaggcctccggaccaccagcAATACCTTagtcacaaaaaaaacaatccttcaaactagaacactttataacaaaaactagcttttgcccgcgacttcggccgcgtggaatagttactttggcataacgctaaattttacccgcctcttcatttacgtagaaaatgaaaataattttgatttaatagaatgttaaggagctatttaaggtagcaaaatcacgctttttaaccgaattcaaaagttatcaattcgaccacaatttttttatctatgtatgttcaccgatttctcgagaatgcttgaaccgattctgataatccctttttcttttttttttgtttgaaaggaTAGACTTCCCGTttggtcctgtaatcatcaagatctgatgatgggatcctgtagaaatccagaaaaatgtttaactttcaaagcctatcttgaagtgatttgggtgtttcttgttattcttcTTATTCTGTGCCGCCGCGCGTCTTGTACATCAATATTacgcgcttgatcattattttgctgcgatgttattttaaaactgcgatatctTTTCATACTCATTAAAATACTCATAGCGAGACACTCATTAAAATCAAGCGAGgggaaatttctttaaaattaaatacttgtaatgaataacgtatttatttggatagggataaatatcatcttcataaaaacaccttcacatataatgctttattttagaacaagtTTGTTTAGCTTAAAACGTTATTCGGCCAACCTTAAAATaaagacatatgctgtcgcggactttttttggaacctttaaaggggaacaattttgtCTATACATTATTttggaccgtcgaggcgattcgcccgattcttgtggattgggtgaatcgtgacagaggacgcctcactttccggctcacgcaggtgctcactgggcatggttgcttcggtgagttcctgcaccggatcggagccgagccgacggcagagtgttaccattgtggttgcgacttggacacggcggagcacacgctcgttgcctgccccgcatgggaggggtggcgccgtgtcctcgtcgcaaaaataggaaacgacttgtcgttgccgagtgttgtggcatcgatgctcggcaacgacgagtcgtggaaggcgatgctcgacttctgcgagtgcaccatctcgcagaaggaggggGCGGGGCGCGTgtgagacgcacaagcccgccgccgtcgagcgggggccagggaggcggacctcgccctagccctggccctctaagtgtttcgggtccccctcatatgtcggtctggggcccggcgaagggggcctaagaagacgacgtgcaagctgctctgcacgcgttttacgcaagagcatccgggtgatggaaggccggctatcctcgacccacgctggttctgacccagcggggtatttcgtaggataaccgacgccatctaggcgggcttcggacagcttgccgaccgagagggctggtggtcgtggcgccgacgatcgctggctcggcgtcccgagggggagggtgatgggagagatgtgctccgcactaaacgcttcactctcctccccttgccttttcatgagttctgtctcatgcgagggttggacgttggttgttgagcgacaggaggttttagtcggttcgactccgacatgccccaccctccatccccagtggagggtgggagtccggcgatttcctcctgttTTAGCAAAACTTTCCGTTTCCGCAgcagaagctctcaaaagggaaaaaaccccgattttgaaacattttttttggtgctccgcttgtattattcttatcgtgatgttatataagccttcctcaataaatgagctatctgacacagaaataatttttcaaatcggaccagtaggtagatcctgagattagcgcgttcaaaaaaaaaaacaaactcttcagctttataatatttcttataaaaaaatataagtatacATAAGCTGTAGAAACTTTTAAAAAGATCcgatgtattatttttaacctACGTTACGGCGTTTGATTATcaagaaatatataaataaataacaatattaaaacatttcttctcagtcgcatgcactcttggcagagtcgtggtcatcacttcgggtggtggtgcgcttcaccagacgtcgccattcctcgcaaTCACCATGACGTTTAAGTATCAACAGTTCACTCAACGTAAAGCTTTGATAAGTAATTTTGTGTTTCCAGTATCCATCTGCCTACGGGTTGTAGGGATTTCTGTGCCGCCGCTGAAGCAGCGTGGTGATTCTGCGACCCTAACCTGCGAATACGATTTGGAGGGCGGGAAACTATACTCAGTGAAATGGTATCGAGATAATGAAGAGTTCTACCGATACATGCCGAGGCTTAGACCGCCGCAACACGCACATCAATTGGATGGCGTCAAAGTTGATGTGAGTTTGATATGTTTTAGAAATTCATAtcggaaattttattatttattctattagAAGCGAATGAGGACATCACAATTCATCACATGGACATTTTTTGTGCCAGGCCTGTATAAATTCACCCCAAACGCGTGAGGTGATGGTACGACGTCTCGTCAAACTTCCAGTCAAGATAAGACAGAGCTAGGATTGCTAGGCAGGGGTAGGATTGAAAAAACCAAAATAACCCATCACGGGGCATCTGAACAAACCTCTCGTTCGCAAGATTATCGAGAACCTGAACGATACTTACAAACATGTTCGAAATACCCTGCTGGATTAAAGCCAGTGTAGAGTCGGAGGAAAATAACCTTTGGTCTTCTTAGCAGACTACGCTAGCTCCAAAAAATACGCTACGGGGACAAGAACCTTGTGAAATAATTCATCCTAGTAGCAGTACATCGCATTTTTAGTGTCTTTGAAGGTAAATGAGAAAATTGCTCACTTAATGAGTGGTCACCAACTATGGAGAACTGCTATAATACcctgtttgaagaaggacatatcatcaGGCTCAAGTTAGGCTGTAGAGCGCTCATACGTAATAGTAGTAATAGCAGCGAAGTAACTAATtacaagtgggccgtgagctcgttaagccataaacattaaattaaagtaTTGTACAATAGTCATAACTCACTATATACATTACATACCCACATTTTAGCTTGAAAAGTCAACAGCTCGTCGAGTCCATCTCAGAGAATTGACTTTGAAGTCCCGAGGGCTGTACCGATGTGAGGTATCAGAGGAAGCACCGTCATTCCACTCGGCACAGGCAGAGAATTTTATGGAAATTTATTGTGAGTGCTAATTAAGTCCCAAAGCGTCTACATATTTATGAATCCAAAATTCCGAAAACTTGTTTCATGGTCTCGGCTTTGGATTTTATTCGTATTACCAAAATACGAATTACTTTGGTTACACCGAAGTAATTAATGTAGGTACATCATGTGGATGGATGGATTTCTATGCAACCATTGTATAAACCAATAGCAAAAATATCTCGCGTGCAGTGCATCTCAAAAAATCTTTCGAATAAATCCTGGGGGATCTAGACAATACTACATTGAAAAAAGtggacttttactggtggtaggacctcttgtgagtccgcacgggtaggtaccaccgccccgcctatttctgccgtgaagcagtaatgcgtttcggtttgaagggtggggcagccgttgtgactatactgagaccttagaactatatctcaaggtgtgtggcgcatttacgttgtagatgtctatgggctccagtaaccacttaacatcaggtgggctatgagctcgtccacacagctaagcaataaaaaaaaaaaaaaaaaaaaatatttctacacTAATGTGTTGGCTGATCATCAGTCGTATCtgaatagtttttttctttaagtatGCTCGTTGTGGGTTGTgccattcattatttattttcgatGCATACAAACCTATAATAATTTTCCACCAGGTAGTCGGTCTCagtttttttctactttttccTACCTGCCAGTAGCTTCGATGAGTTATTCTAGCTTCACCATGACTTGATGGGAGTTTACTGCACTCTACCTAAGAAGacttgctaacatctgccctagcaagaggtacggatcggaattgcgacgcGCTGTGAAGATCTAGCGAGTAACTCTGTAGACGACATTCAGAttccgaaaataaaaaaaattacctgcaTCTAGTCGCGAATAGGCCAATTGTTAATTTTCTGAAtggttttgaagtgaaaacttctatagaatcgttgtgatttcaaacaggatgcaacggaaaaaacgacaggtaagagacacaaatacaaaaatgtgtaggatgaagccagcaaagaatgagacagaaatatacatactatttaatacagcgccatctgtgagattttttaatactaacgtgtgtatgaaagctcttgtagtgaattttaatttaggattatacgtgaaattaaaatatcaattcacagagggcgctaccttacaattatttactaatgacaaaattttacatattttatacctaagacgtttaggataattgtattttaattttggaaggtttcacttctaccacgtgtgaattgcacacattttgtttttttttctaataatccCCTATTTTTTACATAATGTGACTTATTATTCTTCTTACCATTGCTTTATTTCAGATTTTCCGAAGGAGAGTCCTCGGATCACGGGACTCGAAGGACCATATAACATCAAGGATATGCTAGACGTTAACTGTTCATCAGCTCGATCGTTCCCAGCTCCGGAATTGCAATGGCTAATTAACGGTCAAAAGGTAAATAACAGCAAGCTTTTGAAAGCGTACCTAATTGATTTTATTGCCCTTAATTTTTATCATTGCTTTAAACATGGACAAAGACAGACGACCAGAAAGGCCATTTGATAATGATTAGCTGCCTGACCCCGTAGACATCATGGGCGTGTCCACGAAACACTTTTACGCTCAAGGATCGAAATTAGTTGTATTAGCTACAACTGTTCCATACTTCAAACCCAAACGAATTACTGGTTCGTGACAAAATAGATAGGAATTGTGAGATAGCTTCTCAtgcataccaaaaaaaaaaattaacacactGTAATCTATTTAAgtcaaaatttataaaagtacCGTAGGTACTAGCCAtaatcgcccgcttcgctgggcattaaaaataacattattatatattgtcattattattgtggagtccaacactcatataaatattagcctatccattaagtacctacatgtactttctacatggataccaagtttctagtcaatcggatgcatggttcagtagttataacagaacatccgtaaaaaccgataTAGATGGAAGGTAatctatttcatattttttctgtaCAGATTACGGACAGATCTTCGTTAATAGCATATGGCGCGAAGCCCGCCCCACAAGGTCTTCTAGTATCTACCCTTGGTCTCCGGACGCCAGTTCAATCACGAATGAAAATCAAATGTATCGCAACAATCGATACACATAGACGAGAGCGTACCGTTGTCATTGGTAAATATTATATagtgataacaaaaaaaaaaagagtgcgtgtacttatgtacgcgcgtaagaagttatactgtatttttattaaatttatttatttatttaaattttaatcaatttgaaaaaaaatcgattaagcaacatcctcaaacacgcataatggacatcccttttcttgacatcgtataaattcggtaattctcggtacggttcggaaagttcaccagcggctatattcagactcaccaagttacgtcggtcgtattgtaatgagcgatttagtgggcaacttcattctgttaattttgtgtcacggtgcgcgcgcatcgtaaaatttcactctcattaattggtcataacgcgcctaaagaagtataacatCAAAAAAAGTACTCAAAAACATGTTCGAGTTTGATCAGTCTCCTACCAGTGTCCCTGTGGTAGAATGATGTTTGACGGATATTTTAAAAGTCAACAAAAATTTACAGCGGTCTCAAATATTCTTACTGCAATAGCAATTCGACTAGTTGATCTCActacatatataattattattcttattttattgccctggtATGCAGAtcagcgtacggcccacctgatggtgtgtagttaccgtcgcccatggacttcagcaattccaggggcagagccgagccgctgcctaccgttaagtactctccacaagccttgtctgaagaagaacatgtcatgaGAAAACATCGTGGACTGTCACTATCTATATACTGTTACTTAGTTACCGGAATCAGACATTAAAAAGTGAAGCCGCTAATCTTAAGACATGGGGTGGACATACTTAAAGACtcattacaatttttgtttttcttatcaagttttttatttatttattataaaagaatattCTCGTTACAAGAACACCACGAAAAAGGTATAAGTTCCGAATTAACCCTCGGctcttaatatattttagtccGCACGAGTACCTACGAGCA is from Bombyx mori chromosome 6, ASM3026992v2 and encodes:
- the LOC101740362 gene encoding uncharacterized protein LOC101740362, whose amino-acid sequence is MIRILNVFCLFLIGAKVSICLRVVGISVPPLKQRGDSATLTCEYDLEGGKLYSVKWYRDNEEFYRYMPRLRPPQHAHQLDGVKVDLEKSTARRVHLRELTLKSRGLYRCEVSEEAPSFHSAQAENFMEIYYFPKESPRITGLEGPYNIKDMLDVNCSSARSFPAPELQWLINGQKITDRSSLIAYGAKPAPQGLLVSTLGLRTPVQSRMKIKCIATIDTHRRERTVVIEINCGTQHKLCNLSTLLLVQTFYSISTKYL